A genomic region of Photobacterium swingsii contains the following coding sequences:
- a CDS encoding DUF1294 domain-containing protein has protein sequence MKSLNLSISVIYLVFVTCTVLFSHAPVEFLASYIVLSLLTFAVYAKDKRAAVKGEWRTKESTLHLLSLMGGWPGALIAQRKLRHKTKKQPFKLILWVTVVLNCVAFVWTQTPKGSVISHAALVELHQLLATAIS, from the coding sequence ATGAAGTCATTAAATTTAAGTATCAGTGTTATTTATCTTGTGTTTGTTACCTGCACTGTATTATTTTCTCATGCCCCAGTTGAATTTTTAGCGAGTTATATTGTTCTTAGTCTTTTGACTTTTGCTGTATACGCGAAAGACAAAAGGGCGGCAGTGAAAGGTGAGTGGCGAACGAAAGAAAGTACGCTTCACTTACTATCCTTAATGGGCGGTTGGCCTGGTGCATTGATTGCACAAAGAAAATTGCGACATAAGACCAAAAAACAACCGTTTAAGTTGATACTATGGGTAACAGTTGTTTTAAATTGTGTCGCTTTCGTTTGGACTCAAACCCCAAAAGGAAGTGTTATTAGCCATGCTGCGTTGGTAGAGCTACATCAGTTGTTAGCGACGGCAATAAGTTAG
- a CDS encoding MFS transporter, whose product MVRYLLCSFALVLLYPTAIDLYLVGLPHIAQDLGASESQLHIAFSIYLAGMATTMLFAGKLSDSMGRKPIAIFGAITFALASQLGGLAESSSTFLIARFAQGIGAGSCYVVAFAILRDTLDDQRRAKVLSMINGITCIVPVLAPVLGHLIMLKFPWPTLFTTMASMGVLVCLIAVFVLRETNQHKTSRINAGKQDQTVKTATKQEPFLERFFVSRLIITSIGVTTILTYVNTSPMLVMGSMGYSRGDYSSVMALTALVSMITSFSAPFALSVFKQRTLMLVSQTLLLIAGLVLLITSIAELSASFNLLGFALICGGFSLGFGVAMSQALSPFALRAGMASSLLGIAQVCSSALFIWFMGIIGVNALNMLAIVLAFGGIICVALILLVPSPSLNYSTNEEIVSTA is encoded by the coding sequence ATGGTTCGTTATCTTCTTTGTAGTTTTGCGCTTGTTCTGCTTTACCCCACCGCGATTGATTTGTACTTAGTCGGTTTACCGCATATTGCGCAAGATCTTGGGGCAAGTGAGTCTCAGCTTCATATCGCTTTTTCTATTTATCTTGCTGGTATGGCAACCACCATGCTGTTTGCAGGCAAACTTTCAGATTCAATGGGGCGTAAACCCATTGCTATTTTTGGGGCGATCACCTTTGCGCTCGCCTCTCAACTAGGCGGCCTGGCTGAAAGCAGTTCAACCTTCTTAATCGCACGCTTTGCTCAAGGTATAGGCGCTGGCTCCTGTTACGTTGTCGCTTTTGCAATATTGCGCGATACCTTAGACGATCAACGCCGTGCCAAAGTGCTATCAATGATCAATGGGATCACTTGTATTGTGCCTGTATTAGCGCCTGTACTTGGGCACTTAATCATGTTGAAATTTCCGTGGCCGACCTTATTTACTACCATGGCATCAATGGGCGTCTTGGTATGTTTAATCGCAGTGTTTGTATTACGAGAAACCAATCAGCACAAAACATCCCGCATCAACGCAGGCAAACAAGATCAAACCGTAAAGACTGCTACTAAACAAGAACCCTTCTTGGAGCGCTTTTTCGTCAGCCGTTTGATCATTACCTCTATTGGTGTCACGACTATTCTTACCTATGTGAATACCTCACCTATGCTGGTCATGGGCAGCATGGGCTACAGCCGCGGTGACTATTCATCCGTCATGGCGTTAACAGCTTTGGTGAGTATGATCACCTCGTTTTCAGCACCATTTGCACTGTCTGTCTTTAAGCAACGTACCTTAATGCTTGTTTCTCAAACACTGTTGCTGATAGCTGGGTTAGTTTTACTGATTACATCCATAGCTGAACTCAGTGCTTCATTTAATTTACTTGGCTTTGCACTTATCTGTGGTGGCTTCTCGCTAGGTTTTGGGGTGGCGATGAGCCAAGCGCTCAGCCCATTCGCATTACGTGCGGGTATGGCAAGCTCTTTGTTGGGTATCGCACAAGTGTGTAGTTCTGCCCTATTTATTTGGTTTATGGGGATAATCGGTGTTAACGCACTGAATATGCTGGCGATAGTATTAGCGTTTGGTGGCATTATCTGCGTCGCTCTAATACTATTGGTGCCATCGCCATCCTTAAATTATTCGACCAATGAAGAAATCGTTAGCACGGCTTGA
- a CDS encoding GNAT family N-acetyltransferase, with protein sequence MISHDELRLQELNATNFYAVCQLSVKQEQKGYVDTNAISMAEANFSDYVWMRGIYLNEVPVGFVMLNAHPEENTFYLWRFMIDKNYQGLGLGRSAIQLIVNELKATFNATELTTSVVPAKDGPQQFYECLGFKITGNYIEGRELELKLSI encoded by the coding sequence GTGATCAGCCATGACGAATTAAGGTTGCAAGAATTAAACGCGACCAATTTCTATGCTGTTTGCCAATTATCGGTTAAGCAGGAGCAGAAGGGTTACGTAGACACTAATGCCATATCAATGGCTGAAGCTAACTTCTCTGATTACGTATGGATGAGAGGTATCTATCTCAACGAGGTACCTGTCGGGTTTGTGATGCTTAATGCTCACCCTGAAGAAAACACCTTCTATTTGTGGCGCTTTATGATAGATAAGAATTATCAGGGATTAGGGTTAGGCCGTTCTGCTATTCAGCTTATTGTTAACGAGCTAAAAGCAACTTTTAACGCTACAGAGCTCACTACCAGTGTGGTTCCGGCTAAAGATGGGCCTCAGCAGTTTTACGAATGCTTGGGTTTTAAAATTACGGGAAATTATATTGAAGGGCGTGAGTTGGAGTTAAAGCTTTCGATATAG
- a CDS encoding GNAT family N-acetyltransferase, which translates to MDIQRITWDQALSVRHTVLWPTKPPLFCKVEGDETAIHYGAFIDNNLVCVASIYIDDGSARLRKFATLPDFQGKGIGTKVIERAVEELKAYGVCYFWCDARISALGFYQRFDFKAQGEVFKKSDVSYYQMAVKWE; encoded by the coding sequence ATGGATATTCAAAGAATCACATGGGATCAAGCTTTGTCAGTTAGGCACACTGTACTTTGGCCGACGAAGCCGCCTCTATTTTGTAAGGTGGAGGGTGATGAAACGGCAATACACTATGGCGCATTTATTGATAACAACTTGGTCTGCGTTGCTTCCATTTATATTGATGATGGCTCTGCGAGGCTAAGGAAGTTTGCGACCTTACCTGACTTTCAAGGTAAAGGTATTGGAACAAAAGTTATAGAGCGTGCAGTTGAAGAACTCAAAGCATACGGTGTTTGTTACTTTTGGTGCGATGCGCGTATTAGTGCTTTAGGTTTTTATCAAAGGTTTGATTTCAAAGCACAAGGGGAAGTGTTTAAAAAATCGGATGTATCGTATTATCAAATGGCGGTTAAATGGGAATAA
- the yidZ gene encoding HTH-type transcriptional regulator YidZ: MKKSLARLDLNLLSTLQLLLQEQSVSKTAKKLNVTPSTVSKSLTKLRDWFDDPLFVKTPQGLRPTTLAQSMSQDLSDWLQIGSQLLAMRNDNKPEGVQFNLTIESPLLLLMFNALSQEIYRTYPAAKIKVKNWDYDSLESIIQGETDIGFTGRESHPRSKESLDLLPYFIDFEVLFHDSPVIFLHKDHPALQQDWDLEAFLQYPHINIVWEKSESWALDEVLAENGLTRNVALTMASFEQSLFMAAQSGHDMITTAPQYCQQYTQQLHPDLICLPIPLEAEAHAKLSIPFTMIWHKRNGHNPKIQWLKETIKQLYCQ, encoded by the coding sequence ATGAAGAAATCGTTAGCACGGCTTGATCTTAACTTACTGTCCACTTTGCAGCTGCTATTACAGGAGCAAAGTGTCTCTAAGACAGCAAAGAAGTTGAATGTAACACCATCAACGGTGAGTAAATCACTGACGAAGCTTCGCGATTGGTTCGACGACCCTTTATTTGTCAAAACGCCACAAGGGCTACGGCCGACGACTCTCGCACAGAGTATGTCACAAGATCTTTCAGACTGGCTGCAAATTGGCAGCCAACTTTTAGCTATGCGAAACGATAATAAGCCTGAAGGGGTGCAATTCAATCTCACCATAGAATCGCCACTCTTGCTGCTTATGTTTAATGCGCTATCACAAGAAATTTACCGCACTTATCCAGCCGCAAAAATCAAAGTTAAAAACTGGGATTACGACTCACTCGAATCAATCATTCAGGGCGAAACGGATATTGGTTTTACAGGGCGAGAATCGCACCCACGCTCGAAAGAATCCCTCGATTTACTACCGTATTTCATCGACTTTGAAGTCTTGTTTCATGATTCACCTGTGATCTTCTTACACAAAGACCATCCAGCATTACAACAAGATTGGGATCTAGAGGCATTCTTGCAGTACCCGCACATCAATATTGTGTGGGAAAAGAGCGAATCTTGGGCGCTAGACGAAGTGCTCGCTGAAAACGGTTTGACCCGTAATGTCGCACTAACCATGGCAAGTTTTGAACAATCACTGTTTATGGCGGCACAATCAGGGCACGACATGATCACCACTGCACCTCAATATTGCCAGCAATATACCCAGCAATTACATCCAGATCTCATCTGCTTACCTATTCCTTTAGAAGCAGAAGCACACGCCAAGCTCAGTATTCCGTTCACTATGATCTGGCATAAAAGAAATGGCCATAACCCTAAGATTCAGTGGCTGAAAGAGACAATTAAGCAGCTATATTGCCAATAA